From one Dysidea avara chromosome 9, odDysAvar1.4, whole genome shotgun sequence genomic stretch:
- the LOC136266739 gene encoding peroxiredoxin-6-like has protein sequence MMAVWLGDKIPDDWPDINTTEGSINLCEYWRDRWGMLFSVPTGFSPVSTMELGTLASLIPEFTKRNVKCIALCYAECSVDLDEWIKDILVYNKLSTLGYPIIADPINLTIDLGIQDLDQNFDCGRAPAGRSVLIVGPDRRLKANLTYPGTTGRNFDEILRLIDSLQLCADKKVETPPNWKIGDECMIPATVSEENAGMKFPQYALKQVPSGKKYMRIIPQAQR, from the exons ATGATGGCTGTGTGGTTGGGAGACAAAATTCCAGACGACTGGCCGGATATAAATACTACAGAAGGTTCTATTAATCTGTGCGAATACTGGAGAGATAG GTGGGGTATGCTGTTTTCAGTTCCAACCGGTTTCAGCCCAGTCAGCACTATGGAGTTAGGAACACTAGCTTCCCTCATCCCAGAGTTCACAAAGCGTAACGTGAAGTGTATTGCTTTGTGCTACGCTGAATGCTCAGTGGACCTAGATGAATGGATTAAGGACATTCTGGTCTACAACAAACTCTCAACTTTGGGTTATCCAATAATTGCTGATCCAATAAATTTAACTATTGATCTGGGAATACAGGACCTTGATCAGAACTTTGATTGTGGCCGGGCTCCGGCTGGCAGATCT GTACTTATTGTTGGACCTGACAGGCGCTTAAAAGCAAACTTGACTTATCCAGGAACCACTGGCCGTAATTTTGA tgaaatactgaGACTCATCGATTCTCTTCAGTTGTGTGCTGACAAGAAGGTGGAAACACCACCAAATTGGAAG ATTGGTGATGAGTGTATGATTCCAGCCACTGTCAGTGAGGAAAATGCTGGCATGAAGTTCCCTCAGTATGCTTTGAAGCAAGTTCCCTCTGGAAAGAAATACATGAGAATCATACCACAAGCACAACGTTGA
- the LOC136266737 gene encoding peroxiredoxin-6-like → MMSASKYDDKLNTLRLGESFPNLKCVTTIGKVMLHQYWGDGWGMLFSVPNVFSPVSTIELGTLASLIPEFNKRKVKCIALCYKEPSVDRLNEWIKDILAYNKVSTFDYPIIADGGDHSIELRIEDLTVDDRIEGCRAVFIVGPPDKYIKASLIYPPSTGRNFDEILRLIDSLQLCADKKVETPPNWKIGDECMVPATVSEEDADMKFPQYVLKRVASGKKYMRIIPQC, encoded by the exons ATGATGAGTGCTAGTAAATACGACGATAAGCTGAACACTTTAAGGTTGGGAGAATCATTTCCCAATTTGAAGTGCGTTACAACAATAGGGAAGGTTATGCTGCATCAATACTGGGGAGATGG GTGGGGTATGTTGTTTTCAGTTCCGAATGTTTTCAGCCCAGTCAGCACTATTGAGTTAGGAACACTAGCTTCCCTCATCCCAGAGTTCAATAAGCGTAAAGTGAAATGTATTGCTTTGTGCTATAAGGAACCCTCAGTGGACAGACTCAATGAGTGGATTAAGGACATCCTGGCCTACAACAAAGTCTCAACTTTTGATTACCCAATAATCGCTGATGGGGGTGACCACAGTATCGAATTGAGAATAGAGGACCTTACAGTAGATGACAGAATCGAGGGGTGTAGAGCT GTATTTATTGTTGGACCACCAGACAAGTACATAAAGGCATCCCTTATCTATCCACCAAGCACTGGCCGCAATTTTGA tgaaatactgaGACTCATCGATTCTCTTCAGCTGTGTGCTGACAAGAAGGTGGAAACACCACCAAATTGGAAG ATTGGTGATGAGTGTATGGTTCCAGCCACTGTCAGTGAGGAAGACGCTGACATGAAGTTCCCTCAGTATGTTTTGAAGCGAGTTGCCTCCGGAAAGAAATACATGAGGATCATACCACAATGTTGA
- the LOC136266733 gene encoding P-selectin-like, which translates to MDMCVPLRFCYLLIAMMSYSQAQCPAPTNGVLHCNGITTLFATIWDSCTFSCNQGYELQGPQFGTCNYYYTWSPTWSGGLPTCRSLSCPDRISISNDTFVQLQACDLTYLSRCRLYCREGLIGDDVIYLCNITSDPGVFDWVPIGGIHAFCERVRCPAPTNGLFQCTNEDTGMAGSNCTFSCNPGYELQGVQNGTCLANHTWSDGLPFCVLLNCPNRILLDEREISLVGSSCRLYYGARCQLSCREGFDGDDVVYLCNVTSDLAVVDWVPIGGVHTACERVQCPALQNGLLQCSNGATGTYGDTCTFSCNPGYELQGPQFGYCLTDRTWSRGSPSCVPLNCPNRISTTSGIVRLRVCSLTYLTRCRISCRDGFIGDDVVYLCNVTSDPTVIDWEPIGGVHSFCGRATSNSKPNNETKKTGSIPYGTIAGGVSAAVAGVTLIVIVCTILIVRAPCKRKDHHVNNQGTCSTTNTQTQPLVNPIQYTTR; encoded by the exons ATGGATATGTGTGTACCTCTGAGATTCTGCTACCTATTAATTGCAATGATGTCATACAGTCAAG CCCAATGTCCAGCTCCAACCAACGGAGTACTTCATTGTAATGGTATAACTACACTTTTTGCCACCATTTGGGACAGCTGCACATTTTCCTGTAATCAAGGCTATGAATTACAAGGACCTCAATTTGGAACCTGCAATTATTACTACACTTGGAGTCCTACTTGGAGTGGAGGACTACCTACTTGTAGATCCCTTAGTTGTCCAGATAGAATTTCAATTTCAAATGATACGTTTGTGCAACTACAAGCATGCGATCTGACATATTTATCACGATGCAGATTATATTGTCGTGAGGGCCTCATTGGAGATGATGTCATTTACTTGTGTAATATAACAAGTGATCCTGGTGTATTTGACTGGGTACCAATTGGTGGAATACATGCATTTTGTGAGAGAG TTCGTTGCCCAGCTCCAACAAATGGATTGTTTCAGTGCACAAATGAAGACACAGGCATGgctggcagcaactgtacattCTCCTGTAATCCAGGTTATGAATTACAAGGAGTTCAAAATGGAACTTGTTTAGCTAACCATACATGGAGTGATGGATTGCCATTTTGTGTGCTCCTCAACTGTCCCAACAGAATTTTACTTGATGAAAGAGAAATTTCTTTGGTAGGGTCATCATGTCGTTTATACTATGGAGCACGATGCCAACTATCCTGTCGTGAAGGATTTGATGGAGATGATGTTGTTTACTTGTGTAATGTAACAAGTGATCTTGCTGTGGTGGATTGGGTACCAATAGGTGGAGTACACACAGCTTGTGAGAGAG TTCAATGTCCAGCTCTGCAGAATGGTTTACTTCAATGTTCAAATGGAGCTACTGGCACATATGGGGATACCTGCACATTTTCATGCAATCCAGGTTACGAATTACAAGGACCACAATTTGGATATTGTTTAACTGACAGAACTTGGAGTAGAGGATCACCATCTTGTGTGCCTCTTAACTGTCCTAATAGAATTTCAACTACTAGTGGTATTGTACGCCTACGAGTATGTTCGCTGACATACTTAACACGCTGTAGAATATCCTGTCGTGATGGCTTTATTGGAGATGATGTCGTTTATTTATGCAATGTGACAAGTGATCCTACTGTAATTGATTGGGAACCAATAGGTGGAGTACACTCATTCTGTGGAAGAG CCACCAGTAATTCTAAGCCCAACAACGAAACTAAAAAAACTGGCAGCATACCATATGGTACTATAGCTGGAGGAGTGAGTGCAGCAGTGGCAGGAGTTACTTTAATAGTTATAGTATGCACTATACTAATTGTAAGAGCACCTTGCAAAAGGAAAGATCACCATGTTAATAATCAAGGAACTTGctcaacaacaaacacacaaacacagccCCTGGTCAACCCTATCCAGTACACAACGAGATGA